The following are encoded together in the Streptomyces tsukubensis genome:
- a CDS encoding SigB/SigF/SigG family RNA polymerase sigma factor: MPEATEVHGASRTVSVSRPAPYIPELPRVERPSAVSPQDSRELSKLFFSRLATLEEGTPEHQYVRNTLVELNLSLVKFAAARFRSRSESTEEIVQVGTIGLIKAINRFELARGIEFASFAMPCVIGEIKRFFRDTSWAVHVPRRLQELRIELARATDLLHQSLDRAPTTKELAVHLGIDEENVMEGLLASNAYSAGSLDMPLDDSGEDASHSLADRVGALDPALETVETVGTLKPLIDGLDARDRRILQMRFGDEMTQAQIGVELGVSQMHVSRLLTRITARLRRGMLAG, translated from the coding sequence ATGCCAGAAGCCACCGAGGTCCACGGCGCGAGCCGGACGGTTTCCGTCAGCAGGCCCGCCCCGTACATACCGGAACTGCCCCGCGTCGAACGCCCGTCGGCTGTGTCGCCCCAGGACTCCCGCGAGCTGTCGAAGCTCTTCTTCAGTCGGCTGGCCACTCTCGAAGAGGGTACGCCCGAACATCAGTACGTACGCAACACCCTTGTGGAACTGAACCTGTCGCTCGTGAAGTTCGCCGCCGCGCGGTTCCGTAGCCGTTCCGAATCGACGGAGGAGATCGTCCAGGTCGGCACCATCGGACTGATCAAAGCCATCAACCGGTTCGAGCTGGCCCGCGGGATCGAGTTCGCGAGTTTCGCCATGCCCTGCGTCATCGGGGAGATCAAACGATTCTTCCGTGATACGAGCTGGGCGGTGCATGTGCCGCGCAGGCTCCAGGAGTTGCGCATAGAGCTGGCCCGCGCGACCGACCTGCTCCACCAGAGCCTCGACCGGGCGCCCACGACCAAGGAACTCGCCGTCCACCTCGGCATCGACGAGGAGAACGTGATGGAGGGGCTGCTCGCGAGCAACGCCTACTCCGCCGGGTCGCTGGACATGCCGCTCGACGACTCCGGTGAGGACGCCTCGCACAGCCTCGCGGACCGCGTGGGCGCTCTCGATCCCGCCCTGGAGACGGTGGAGACCGTGGGCACGCTCAAACCGCTCATCGACGGGCTGGACGCGCGGGACAGGCGCATTCTCCAGATGCGGTTCGGCGACGAGATGACCCAGGCGCAGATCGGCGTCGAACTGGGTGTCTCACAGATGCACGTGTCCCGGCTGCTGACCCGGATCACCGCCCGGCTGCGTCGCGGAATGCTGGCCGGCTGA